The Claveliimonas bilis genome window below encodes:
- a CDS encoding HD domain-containing protein translates to MIERAIQFATKAHEGQLRKGTRRPYIVHPIEVGEIVAGMTKDEEIISAAVLHDTIEDCEGVTADVLALEFSPRVAGMVLGESEDKSKTWMERKSATIHSIGQAPREVQMIALADKLSNMRDIDRDYPKVGEDLWNRFRMKDKKMIGWYYKGIRDALQSVFAEEAAFQEYCALIEKNFE, encoded by the coding sequence ATGATAGAGCGGGCAATTCAATTTGCGACAAAGGCGCATGAGGGACAGCTAAGGAAAGGCACAAGACGTCCTTATATCGTCCATCCGATTGAAGTGGGAGAAATCGTGGCAGGAATGACGAAGGATGAAGAAATTATCAGCGCTGCAGTGCTGCATGATACCATAGAGGATTGTGAGGGGGTCACGGCAGATGTCCTGGCGCTGGAATTTTCCCCCAGAGTAGCCGGTATGGTGCTGGGGGAGAGCGAAGATAAATCAAAGACATGGATGGAAAGGAAAAGCGCAACCATCCATTCAATCGGACAGGCCCCAAGAGAGGTGCAGATGATCGCTCTGGCAGATAAACTGTCAAATATGAGAGACATTGACAGGGATTACCCTAAAGTCGGGGAAGACCTTTGGAACCGTTTTCGCATGAAAGATAAAAAGATGATCGGCTGGTATTACAAAGGAATAAGAGATGCGCTCCAGTCTGTGTTTGCGGAGGAAGCTGCATTTCAGGAATACTGTGCGTTGATTGAAAAGAATTTTGAATGA
- a CDS encoding isochorismatase family protein, producing the protein MKIEREHTAAIVIDYQEKLVPAMSGKEGLIENSSILLAGLCTLDVPVFLTQQYTRGLGTTVKEIREAARTEEFVEKIRFSAYEDVLKECPSIQEKKYIILCGIEAHICVLQTLIDLRAHGYIPVLVTDCISSRKDTDKEMAILRAQEEGAVLTTYEALLFELLGAAGTEESKKIQRLVK; encoded by the coding sequence ATGAAAATAGAACGCGAACATACAGCAGCAATTGTAATTGATTACCAGGAAAAACTGGTTCCGGCAATGTCGGGAAAAGAAGGTCTCATCGAAAATTCATCGATCCTTCTTGCAGGACTTTGCACTTTGGATGTGCCTGTATTTCTGACCCAGCAGTATACCAGGGGGCTGGGTACGACTGTAAAGGAGATCAGGGAGGCTGCCCGGACAGAGGAATTTGTGGAGAAGATCCGCTTCAGCGCTTATGAAGATGTTCTAAAAGAATGTCCGTCCATACAGGAGAAGAAATATATTATCCTGTGCGGAATAGAGGCCCATATTTGTGTGCTGCAGACTTTGATCGATCTGCGCGCGCACGGATATATTCCGGTTCTTGTGACAGACTGCATTTCCAGCAGAAAAGATACAGACAAAGAGATGGCGATTCTGCGCGCACAGGAGGAAGGAGCTGTGCTGACAACATATGAAGCCCTGCTTTTTGAGCTTCTCGGTGCTGCAGGCACAGAGGAGAGTAAAAAGATCCAGAGGCTGGTAAAATAA
- a CDS encoding protein-ADP-ribose hydrolase, producing the protein MTHSEKVSWLIQQLIKENPGYHAVGEPVDERGKRRLLRSLMNVRWPKEADEEVLKIQDELLQEELQEKGIIYIEEIPVIAKLYPCSSVKNGDRISLWQGDITRLAADAIVNAANSQLLGCFVPCHGCIDNAIHSAAGIQLRNECARLMEEQGHDEPTGKAKITLGYNLPAKHVIHTVGPIVGVKVTKQQEEELKSCYLSCLRTAEKNHLDSIAFCCISTGEFHFPNKLAAQIAVETVDKYLSGSGMKRVIFNVFKDEDLHIYQKLFR; encoded by the coding sequence ATGACACATTCAGAAAAAGTATCATGGCTCATCCAACAGCTCATCAAAGAAAATCCAGGATATCATGCAGTCGGTGAACCCGTAGATGAGAGGGGAAAACGAAGGCTGCTAAGAAGTCTGATGAATGTCCGGTGGCCGAAGGAAGCGGATGAAGAAGTTCTGAAGATCCAGGATGAACTGCTTCAGGAGGAGCTTCAGGAAAAGGGTATTATTTATATAGAAGAGATTCCTGTTATTGCAAAGCTATACCCCTGCAGCAGCGTAAAAAACGGGGACCGTATTTCCCTTTGGCAGGGAGATATTACAAGGCTTGCGGCGGACGCCATAGTCAATGCGGCAAATTCACAGCTGCTGGGATGTTTTGTGCCCTGCCATGGCTGTATTGACAATGCTATTCACTCGGCAGCAGGTATTCAGCTTAGAAATGAATGCGCCAGGCTGATGGAAGAGCAGGGACACGATGAGCCCACCGGAAAAGCGAAGATCACTTTGGGATACAATCTTCCGGCAAAGCATGTGATCCATACGGTAGGACCGATCGTTGGGGTGAAAGTGACAAAACAGCAGGAAGAAGAGCTGAAATCCTGCTATCTTAGCTGCCTTCGGACTGCCGAAAAAAATCATCTTGATTCGATCGCGTTTTGCTGTATTTCTACCGGAGAGTTCCATTTTCCAAATAAATTGGCGGCGCAGATCGCAGTAGAGACAGTTGATAAATATTTATCCGGCTCTGGTATGAAAAGAGTAATATTTAACGTGTTTAAAGATGAGGATTTGCATATTTATCAGAAATTATTTCGATAA
- the truA gene encoding tRNA pseudouridine(38-40) synthase TruA: MRNYKLTIAYDGSRYQGWQRQATTDNTIQYIIEWSLGKIVGYRVQVDGSGRTDSGVHARGQVASVKLSGLYDPEELKESLNRYLPEDIRILKVELVKNNFHARKSAKGKKYEYYIDCREKPDVFSRRYCYHYPEKLDIEAMRDATKYLIGVKNFVSFTDNKDTNDTVRKIYNIKIVRSGEKVRITYYGSGFLYHMVRILTGTLLEVGTGRRDASKLPVVIAAEDRSLAGFLAPARGLFLRKVYY; the protein is encoded by the coding sequence ATGAGAAACTATAAGCTGACGATTGCCTATGACGGCAGCCGTTACCAGGGATGGCAGCGGCAGGCGACCACAGACAATACGATCCAGTATATCATAGAGTGGAGCCTTGGAAAAATTGTGGGATACCGGGTTCAGGTGGACGGATCCGGGAGGACAGACAGCGGCGTACACGCCAGAGGACAGGTGGCCAGTGTAAAGTTGTCAGGACTCTACGATCCGGAAGAATTGAAGGAATCTCTGAATCGCTATCTGCCGGAAGATATCCGTATCTTGAAAGTAGAGCTGGTGAAAAACAATTTCCACGCCCGAAAAAGCGCAAAGGGAAAAAAGTATGAATACTATATTGACTGCAGGGAGAAGCCGGATGTATTTTCCCGCAGATATTGTTATCATTATCCCGAAAAACTGGATATAGAGGCAATGAGAGATGCGACAAAATATCTGATCGGTGTCAAGAATTTTGTCAGTTTTACAGATAATAAAGATACAAATGATACCGTACGTAAAATTTATAATATCAAGATCGTACGTTCCGGAGAAAAGGTGCGGATTACCTACTATGGTTCGGGATTTTTGTATCATATGGTGCGGATCCTGACAGGAACGCTGCTGGAAGTGGGGACAGGCAGGAGAGATGCATCCAAGCTTCCGGTAGTGATCGCAGCGGAGGACAGAAGTCTTGCCGGATTCCTTGCTCCGGCCAGGGGATTGTTTTTAAGAAAAGTATATTATTAA
- the xth gene encoding exodeoxyribonuclease III — translation MKFVSWNVNGIRACVQKGFMDFFKEADADIFCIQETKMQEGQLVLETPGYHQYWNYAVKKGYSGTAVFTREEPISVSYGIGIEEHDQEGRVITLEFPDYYFITVYTPNSQNELARLPYRMHWEEDFLAYLKKLEEKKPVVFCGDLNVAHKEIDLKNPKTNRKNAGFTDEEREKFTALLDAGFIDTFRYFYPDQEGIYSWWSYRFKAREKNAGWRIDYFCVSACLENRLKSAEILTDIMGSDHCPVVLEME, via the coding sequence ATGAAATTTGTTTCATGGAATGTAAATGGGATCCGCGCGTGTGTGCAGAAAGGCTTCATGGATTTTTTTAAAGAAGCGGACGCAGATATTTTCTGTATACAGGAGACAAAAATGCAGGAGGGACAGCTTGTCCTTGAAACACCGGGATATCACCAGTATTGGAACTATGCGGTGAAGAAGGGGTATTCCGGCACAGCGGTATTTACCAGGGAGGAACCCATTTCTGTATCCTATGGAATCGGAATAGAAGAGCACGATCAGGAAGGCCGGGTAATCACTCTGGAGTTTCCTGACTACTATTTTATTACGGTATATACTCCCAATTCACAGAATGAGCTGGCCAGGCTGCCGTATCGGATGCATTGGGAAGAAGATTTCCTGGCTTATCTGAAGAAGCTGGAAGAGAAAAAGCCGGTTGTTTTCTGTGGAGATCTGAATGTGGCTCATAAGGAGATCGATCTGAAAAATCCTAAGACAAACCGAAAGAATGCAGGTTTTACTGACGAGGAGAGGGAGAAATTTACCGCCCTTCTGGATGCAGGATTCATTGATACCTTCCGTTATTTTTATCCGGATCAGGAGGGTATTTATTCCTGGTGGTCCTACCGGTTTAAAGCAAGAGAGAAGAATGCAGGGTGGCGCATTGACTATTTCTGTGTGTCTGCATGCCTGGAAAACCGTTTGAAAAGTGCGGAAATATTGACGGATATCATGGGCTCGGATCACTGCCCGGTTGTATTGGAGATGGAGTAG
- a CDS encoding GNAT family N-acetyltransferase, which yields MILREYQPSDLKEILELFYHTVHSVNAKDYTPQQLDAWTGGTASFEAWNTSLLEHKTFVAAEGGTIIGFGDIDKKGYLDRLYIHKDFQRRGIASTICDALESAVQVPLITTHASITARPFFEKRGYRVVKEQTVMRMGVSLTNYLMEKDFGD from the coding sequence ATGATTTTAAGAGAATATCAGCCTTCTGATTTAAAAGAAATTTTAGAATTGTTTTATCATACCGTTCACTCTGTAAATGCCAAAGACTATACTCCGCAGCAGCTGGATGCCTGGACAGGCGGCACTGCTTCTTTCGAAGCCTGGAATACTTCTCTTTTGGAGCATAAAACATTTGTGGCTGCTGAAGGCGGTACCATTATCGGATTCGGAGACATAGATAAAAAGGGGTACCTGGACAGACTGTATATCCACAAAGATTTCCAGCGCCGTGGCATTGCCTCCACTATCTGTGATGCTCTGGAATCTGCCGTCCAGGTACCCCTTATTACGACCCACGCTTCCATCACCGCCCGTCCTTTTTTTGAAAAACGTGGTTACCGCGTGGTAAAGGAGCAGACGGTGATGCGCATGGGTGTTTCACTTACAAATTATCTTATGGAGAAAGACTTCGGCGATTGA
- the ymfI gene encoding elongation factor P 5-aminopentanone reductase: MKTYTSSAEHFVLITGASRGIGRACALLFARMGWHIFLNCRRSFLELQEVEKKIQSETPGSCTILPGDVGNPEDVRQIFDAIYQICPCLDVLINNAGIAHIGLLTDMTDQQWQDIINTNLSSVFYCCRSAVPPMITRKQGRIINISSMWGTSGASCEAAYSASKSGVHGLTRALAKELAPSNIQVNAVACGVIDTAMNSQLDARERQALEEDIPSGRFGRPEEVARLVWDLSQAPDYLTGQIIGIDGGYI; the protein is encoded by the coding sequence ATGAAAACATACACTTCTTCTGCCGAACATTTTGTGTTGATTACCGGGGCTTCCCGCGGCATCGGAAGAGCATGCGCCCTTCTTTTTGCCCGTATGGGATGGCATATTTTTCTCAACTGCCGCCGCTCTTTCCTGGAGCTTCAGGAAGTAGAAAAGAAGATCCAAAGCGAAACTCCCGGAAGCTGCACGATTCTCCCCGGTGATGTGGGGAACCCCGAAGATGTGCGGCAGATTTTTGATGCAATTTATCAGATATGTCCCTGCCTGGATGTTCTCATCAACAACGCCGGCATCGCCCACATCGGGCTTCTCACGGATATGACTGATCAGCAGTGGCAGGATATTATCAACACAAATCTTTCTTCTGTATTTTATTGCTGCCGCAGTGCCGTTCCCCCTATGATAACAAGAAAACAGGGTCGGATCATCAATATTTCTTCCATGTGGGGAACCAGCGGCGCTTCCTGCGAAGCTGCCTATTCCGCTTCCAAATCAGGAGTGCACGGTCTGACACGGGCGCTGGCAAAAGAGCTGGCCCCCAGCAACATTCAGGTAAACGCTGTCGCATGCGGCGTCATTGATACTGCCATGAACAGCCAGTTGGACGCCAGGGAACGGCAGGCGCTGGAAGAAGATATCCCTTCCGGCAGATTCGGCCGCCCTGAAGAAGTCGCCCGGCTTGTCTGGGATCTTTCCCAAGCTCCCGATTATCTCACCGGACAGATCATAGGAATAGACGGAGGGTATATCTGA
- a CDS encoding DUF1848 domain-containing protein — protein MIISASRRTDIPALYPQWFMNRLLAEEILVPSPYNRKKVSRIRLSPQTVDCFVFWTKNPEPMLPYLRMIDQLGYSYYFEMTVTDYEKEIEPGLPTTEDSIATFILLSERLGKKRVDFRFDPILLTEKYSLSYHIEKFDMLCEWLHKYTTRCIFSFVDSYKGCPFQEMEEEEKIEVAQGLAKIAAKYNLPLYTCAEKMNLESLGIRHAACIDRKKAEEVAGYKLDLKKDKGQRPECGCCESIDIGMYDTCVHGCRYCYATASLFSAKNKKKEHDPESPILIGNLRGDETITDREMRSSRDNQLSLFDFM, from the coding sequence ATGATTATCAGTGCAAGCAGAAGGACAGATATTCCGGCGCTGTATCCGCAGTGGTTTATGAACCGTTTGCTGGCGGAAGAAATTCTGGTGCCAAGTCCTTATAACAGAAAAAAAGTAAGCCGTATTCGTCTGTCTCCGCAGACAGTGGACTGCTTTGTGTTCTGGACCAAAAATCCGGAACCTATGCTGCCGTATCTGCGGATGATCGATCAGCTGGGATATTCCTATTACTTTGAAATGACAGTGACGGATTATGAAAAGGAGATTGAACCGGGACTGCCGACGACAGAGGACTCCATTGCCACCTTTATTCTGTTAAGTGAAAGGCTGGGGAAAAAGCGCGTGGATTTCCGCTTTGATCCTATTCTCCTGACAGAGAAATATTCGCTATCCTATCATATTGAAAAGTTTGATATGCTCTGTGAATGGCTTCACAAATATACTACGCGCTGTATTTTCAGTTTTGTGGATTCATATAAGGGATGTCCTTTTCAGGAAATGGAGGAGGAAGAGAAAATAGAAGTGGCGCAGGGACTTGCAAAAATAGCGGCGAAATACAATCTGCCATTATATACCTGTGCTGAAAAGATGAATCTGGAATCATTAGGAATCAGGCATGCCGCCTGCATTGACCGGAAGAAAGCGGAGGAAGTTGCAGGATATAAGCTGGACTTAAAGAAGGACAAGGGTCAGCGGCCGGAGTGCGGATGTTGTGAAAGTATTGATATAGGCATGTATGATACCTGCGTCCATGGATGCAGATACTGTTATGCGACGGCCAGTCTTTTCAGTGCGAAAAATAAAAAGAAGGAACATGATCCGGAATCTCCCATTTTAATAGGGAATCTCCGGGGAGATGAAACGATCACAGACCGGGAAATGAGATCCAGCCGCGACAATCAGCTGTCATTGTTTGATTTTATGTAG
- a CDS encoding MFS transporter: MKQNIVTRDRILILISGFFYFASPMLVTPLITGFSENLGASAALMGVIGGLMNICSLFCRPFVGNLTDKISKYKLSFIGAVLMTAASVGYAAAQSPLFIVAARIVNGIGFSLCSVCISTWMYTLLPKEKIGSGMGIYGAMNALAMAAAFMAGGYGMMCSACQSKAILLAGEGKRGLANSTYYIGLDLGMSLGPMLGGVLYGKVSIQMFYPVLALTVPLGLAVYRINRRSLSP; the protein is encoded by the coding sequence TTGAAACAGAACATAGTTACGAGAGACAGAATCCTGATTTTGATTTCGGGATTTTTTTATTTTGCAAGTCCTATGCTTGTGACGCCTCTTATTACAGGATTTTCGGAAAATTTGGGCGCAAGTGCGGCCTTGATGGGAGTGATCGGAGGACTCATGAATATTTGTTCCCTTTTTTGCCGCCCTTTTGTTGGAAATCTTACTGATAAAATCAGTAAATATAAGCTGTCTTTTATTGGTGCAGTATTAATGACAGCGGCCAGTGTGGGATACGCAGCCGCACAGTCGCCTCTTTTTATTGTGGCAGCCAGAATTGTAAATGGAATAGGTTTTTCCCTTTGCTCTGTCTGTATTTCCACCTGGATGTACACGCTGCTCCCGAAAGAAAAGATTGGTTCCGGAATGGGAATTTACGGCGCTATGAACGCACTGGCGATGGCGGCGGCTTTTATGGCGGGCGGTTATGGGATGATGTGTTCAGCCTGTCAGTCAAAGGCCATTCTTCTTGCCGGAGAAGGAAAAAGAGGGCTGGCAAACAGTACGTATTATATTGGACTGGATCTGGGAATGTCTCTTGGGCCTATGCTTGGAGGAGTGCTGTATGGAAAAGTGAGCATTCAGATGTTTTATCCGGTGCTTGCCCTGACGGTACCTCTGGGACTTGCTGTTTACCGGATCAATCGCCGAAGTCTTTCTCCATAA
- a CDS encoding MOSC domain-containing protein: MEQLKGTVKAICISTVRGVEKKAVSSARFIKDFGIEGDAHAGKWHRQVSLLSYDRVKEFNQRGAGVEDGAFGENLVVEGLDFAALPVGTMLYCGPVELKITQIGKECHSHCAIYQRMGECIMPTQGVFAEVIKGGELRPGEEMQAKLPQQIS; this comes from the coding sequence ATGGAACAATTGAAGGGAACAGTAAAGGCAATCTGTATCAGTACGGTACGCGGCGTGGAAAAAAAGGCAGTCTCATCTGCCCGCTTTATAAAAGATTTTGGAATAGAAGGGGATGCCCATGCAGGAAAGTGGCACCGCCAGGTGAGCCTTTTGTCCTATGACCGGGTAAAAGAGTTTAATCAAAGAGGAGCGGGAGTAGAGGACGGAGCTTTTGGAGAAAATCTTGTAGTAGAAGGGCTGGATTTTGCGGCGCTTCCGGTAGGAACTATGCTCTACTGTGGCCCGGTGGAATTGAAGATCACTCAGATTGGAAAGGAATGCCATTCCCATTGCGCTATTTATCAGAGAATGGGTGAATGTATCATGCCTACCCAGGGAGTGTTTGCAGAAGTGATAAAAGGCGGAGAGCTTCGCCCGGGAGAAGAAATGCAGGCAAAGCTTCCGCAGCAGATCAGTTAA
- a CDS encoding Type 1 glutamine amidotransferase-like domain-containing protein, whose protein sequence is MKKLLLVSLFQNVTHILKKAEPKLKGKTIAYIPTAALVENSGDMIQAEMLTLSNMGLIPVKLEISSAPYEVIDRTLSESDFLFVSGGNTFFLLQEMKRTGTDKLLIREVEKGKLYIGESAGAIITSPDIGYSAAMDAPEAAPRLTDHSGLGLVPFYVVPHYKGSFLGKEAQNIEEEFSHSLNLKLLTDHQALLIEGERETLF, encoded by the coding sequence ATGAAAAAATTACTTCTTGTATCCCTGTTTCAAAACGTCACTCATATTCTAAAAAAGGCAGAGCCAAAGCTAAAGGGAAAGACCATTGCCTATATCCCCACCGCCGCTCTTGTCGAAAACAGCGGCGATATGATCCAGGCTGAAATGCTTACTTTGTCCAATATGGGGCTGATCCCTGTCAAGCTGGAAATTTCTTCTGCTCCCTATGAAGTGATCGACCGCACTCTGTCTGAAAGTGACTTTCTGTTTGTCTCCGGCGGAAATACCTTCTTCCTTTTGCAGGAAATGAAAAGGACCGGAACAGACAAACTCCTGATCCGTGAAGTGGAAAAGGGAAAGCTGTATATCGGAGAGTCCGCCGGCGCTATTATCACCTCGCCGGATATCGGCTATTCCGCCGCCATGGATGCACCTGAAGCAGCTCCCCGGTTAACGGATCATTCCGGCCTTGGCCTTGTTCCTTTCTATGTGGTTCCCCACTACAAAGGTTCCTTTCTTGGAAAGGAAGCACAGAACATCGAAGAAGAGTTCTCTCACTCTTTAAACTTAAAACTTCTCACTGACCATCAGGCTTTGCTGATAGAAGGTGAGCGTGAAACACTCTTCTGA
- the moaA gene encoding GTP 3',8-cyclase MoaA, giving the protein MQDQYGREINYLRISITDRCNLRCRYCMPEGIKTVSMAEILTYEEIIMVVQCAARLGIRHIKVTGGEPLVRKGCAGLIRRLKEVPGIETVTLTTNGILLAEHLEALKEAGVDGINISMDTRDRELFRMITGGGEIKTVLQAVEKALHIGVKVKINAVSLDWEKMAEEGGFPKPDQSAGWIGMTKLAKEMPVDVRFIEMMPIGLGKSIQSMSHKELLEQMKKRYPDMEESPGVHGCGPARYYHIPGFLGDIGFISAIHGKFCQDCNRVRLTAQGYLKTCLCYEDGIDLKHILRSLDEAACREENIEEAIRNAVWEKACAHCFEKPSDMTEENPMSSIGG; this is encoded by the coding sequence ATGCAGGATCAATATGGCAGAGAGATCAATTATTTGAGGATATCTATTACGGACAGATGCAATCTGCGCTGCCGGTACTGTATGCCGGAAGGAATTAAGACGGTTTCCATGGCTGAAATCCTCACTTATGAAGAAATTATAATGGTTGTTCAGTGTGCGGCCAGGCTGGGAATCCGGCACATTAAAGTGACAGGCGGCGAACCCCTCGTAAGAAAAGGCTGTGCCGGACTTATCAGACGTCTTAAGGAAGTTCCCGGTATTGAGACTGTGACGCTGACAACAAACGGGATCCTTCTTGCCGAACATCTGGAGGCTTTGAAAGAAGCCGGAGTGGACGGAATCAATATCAGCATGGACACAAGGGACAGAGAGCTTTTTCGCATGATCACCGGCGGCGGAGAGATAAAAACGGTGCTTCAGGCGGTGGAGAAAGCGCTGCATATCGGGGTGAAAGTTAAGATAAATGCAGTTTCTTTGGATTGGGAGAAAATGGCGGAAGAAGGCGGATTTCCAAAACCGGATCAGAGCGCCGGATGGATCGGGATGACAAAGCTTGCAAAAGAGATGCCGGTGGATGTACGTTTCATAGAAATGATGCCCATCGGCCTTGGAAAGAGTATCCAGTCCATGAGTCATAAGGAGCTGCTGGAGCAGATGAAGAAACGGTATCCCGATATGGAGGAAAGCCCCGGGGTTCACGGATGCGGCCCGGCCAGATATTATCATATTCCCGGATTTCTTGGAGATATCGGATTTATCAGTGCCATTCACGGGAAGTTTTGCCAGGATTGCAACAGGGTGAGGCTGACGGCACAGGGATATTTGAAAACCTGTCTTTGCTATGAAGACGGAATAGATCTGAAACATATTCTGCGCTCTTTGGATGAGGCGGCGTGCAGGGAAGAAAACATAGAAGAAGCAATCAGAAATGCGGTGTGGGAAAAGGCGTGTGCTCATTGCTTTGAGAAACCGTCAGATATGACAGAAGAAAATCCCATGTCATCAATAGGAGGATAA